Proteins encoded in a region of the Mucispirillum schaedleri ASF457 genome:
- the cysK gene encoding cysteine synthase A — MKTAENMLELIGNTPIVKINKLNNTDAFIYAKLESFNPFSSVKDRVGLAMIEQAEHDGLLKKGGVIVEPTSGNTGIGLAGAAAIKGYRLILTMPETMSIERRKLLKAFGAEIVLTEGSKGMSGAVARAEELVKEIDGAFMPQQFKNKANSSIHKASTAKELYNDMDGKIDIFISAVGTGGTITGVGEYLKEKNSNIKVIAVEPSSSPVLSGGKAGPHKIQGIGAGFVPDVLNTEIYDEVVQVTDDEAYNMAIDLAKKESILAGISSGAVVAAALKVAARKENAGKNIAVLLADTGERYLSVLAE; from the coding sequence ATGAAAACAGCAGAAAATATGTTAGAATTAATAGGCAATACCCCTATTGTGAAAATCAATAAATTAAACAATACTGATGCATTTATATATGCAAAACTGGAATCATTTAATCCGTTTTCCAGTGTAAAAGACAGGGTTGGGCTTGCTATGATAGAGCAGGCAGAGCATGACGGATTATTAAAAAAAGGTGGTGTTATTGTTGAGCCAACAAGTGGAAATACGGGTATTGGTCTTGCTGGTGCTGCCGCAATAAAAGGCTACCGATTAATACTTACTATGCCAGAAACTATGAGTATAGAAAGGCGTAAACTTCTTAAAGCATTTGGTGCAGAAATAGTGTTAACAGAGGGCAGTAAAGGTATGAGCGGAGCTGTTGCAAGAGCAGAAGAACTTGTAAAAGAAATAGATGGTGCATTTATGCCGCAGCAGTTTAAAAACAAGGCTAACAGCAGTATTCATAAAGCATCTACTGCAAAAGAGTTATATAATGATATGGATGGAAAAATTGATATTTTTATTTCAGCAGTAGGCACAGGCGGCACAATTACTGGAGTTGGTGAATATTTAAAGGAAAAAAACAGTAATATAAAGGTTATTGCAGTTGAGCCATCGTCATCGCCTGTTTTATCTGGCGGCAAAGCAGGACCACATAAAATACAAGGCATAGGTGCAGGTTTTGTGCCTGATGTATTAAATACTGAAATATATGATGAAGTAGTGCAGGTTACAGATGATGAAGCATATAATATGGCAATAGATTTGGCAAAAAAAGAAAGTATTTTAGCTGGAATATCATCAGGTGCGGTAGTGGCAGCAGCTTTAAAAGTAGCAGCAAGGAAAGAAAATGCAGGTAAAAATATTGCTGTTTTATTAGCAGATACTGGTGAAAGGTATCTTTCTGTTTTAGCAGAATAG
- the mce gene encoding methylmalonyl-CoA epimerase, giving the protein MLLNKINHIGVAVKSIEAALPFYKAMGADINHIEEVPSQKVKTAFIKVGETTIELVEATSPESPIAKYLEKNREGLHHICFEVDDVAACLAELKKAEVPLIDNEPKVGAHNMLVAFVHPKGNNGVLTELAQYQK; this is encoded by the coding sequence ATGTTACTAAACAAAATTAATCACATAGGCGTAGCAGTGAAATCAATAGAAGCTGCTCTTCCTTTTTACAAAGCAATGGGTGCAGATATTAACCATATTGAAGAAGTTCCAAGCCAGAAAGTAAAAACTGCTTTTATTAAAGTTGGTGAAACTACTATTGAGCTTGTAGAAGCTACTTCTCCAGAAAGCCCTATTGCTAAATACCTTGAAAAAAATAGAGAAGGCTTACATCATATTTGCTTTGAAGTAGATGATGTGGCAGCCTGCCTTGCAGAGCTTAAAAAAGCAGAAGTTCCGCTTATTGATAATGAGCCAAAAGTTGGTGCACATAATATGCTTGTAGCATTTGTTCACCCAAAAGGCAATAATGGTGTATTAACTGAACTTGCACAGTATCAAAAATAA
- a CDS encoding ATP-dependent helicase has translation MDEALNERQAEAVKTTEGPVLVLAGAGTGKTRVITYRIAHLIVNKEVSAGNILAVTFTNKAAGEMKSRLHELIGGLANGVWMGTFHSICLGILRNETEYAGLPKSFSIVDQEDRLAIIRQIIKSLNIDPKQFSPKSYLQAISSYKNTENYVKNEPIEETFHLLKTVYETYKRELELQRLVDFDDMIALCVRIFANYPDILKKYQDIYKYILVDEYQDTNAVQFRLLYMLAGISGNLCVVGDDDQSIYGWRGAEVRNILEFDKVFENVKEIKLEGNYRSGKSILSIANRLIENNTYRRGKTLEASADKQSEVKKYEFYNDLEEASFTAKTILDKHDDGISYDDMAILYRTNAQSLNFERALKMANIPHKVIGNIGFYQRREVKDILAYLKFSDNPKDEQAFFRSISVPKRGIGNSTNDKIISYAEENDITILETLETDLKFLSKSRAAVDRYIQLIHDIIKCESIRDKIELILNTIKYKEYLQSLGEEPDIIDRKMENIDELISDAVRFEEQNGSSLSDFLASAALVSSNDEEDIEGSVKLMTMHAAKGLEFKLVFLTGLEEGLFPLGNEDGEANIEEERRLCYVGVTRAMETLYITRARSRIRGGRHNQSPESRFLSELQFGRSFKFNKGSTNNTFKNRSGNYADYIKNSSNYEKKEYNDDNTASFKASSKVYHSVFGEGTVLFSEGSGENEKVTVHFKKEGVKKIIANFLEKA, from the coding sequence ATTGATGAAGCATTAAATGAAAGGCAGGCAGAAGCTGTAAAAACTACGGAAGGACCCGTTTTAGTGCTTGCTGGTGCTGGCACTGGCAAAACAAGAGTTATTACTTACCGCATAGCCCATTTGATTGTTAATAAAGAAGTATCAGCTGGAAATATTTTAGCTGTTACTTTTACTAATAAAGCAGCAGGCGAAATGAAAAGCAGACTGCATGAATTAATAGGCGGACTTGCAAATGGTGTATGGATGGGAACATTTCACTCAATATGTTTAGGTATACTTCGTAATGAAACAGAATATGCAGGACTTCCAAAATCCTTTTCTATTGTAGACCAGGAAGACAGGCTTGCAATCATCAGGCAGATTATAAAATCACTGAATATTGACCCTAAACAGTTCAGCCCAAAATCTTATCTGCAAGCTATAAGTTCATATAAAAATACAGAAAATTATGTGAAAAATGAGCCAATAGAAGAAACATTTCATCTGCTTAAAACTGTTTATGAAACATACAAACGAGAGTTAGAGCTGCAAAGGCTTGTAGATTTTGATGATATGATAGCTCTCTGTGTCCGCATTTTTGCAAACTATCCTGATATACTGAAAAAATATCAAGATATTTATAAATATATATTAGTTGATGAATATCAGGATACTAATGCTGTGCAGTTCAGGCTTTTATATATGCTTGCAGGTATAAGCGGCAATTTATGTGTTGTTGGAGATGATGACCAGTCAATATATGGCTGGCGTGGAGCAGAAGTCCGCAATATATTAGAGTTTGATAAAGTTTTTGAAAATGTAAAAGAAATTAAGTTAGAGGGAAATTACAGAAGCGGCAAAAGTATATTATCTATTGCAAACAGATTAATAGAAAATAACACATACCGCAGGGGTAAAACATTAGAAGCAAGTGCAGATAAACAATCAGAAGTTAAAAAATATGAATTTTATAATGATTTAGAAGAAGCCAGTTTTACAGCAAAAACTATACTTGATAAACATGATGATGGTATAAGCTATGATGATATGGCTATACTTTACAGAACAAATGCTCAGTCATTAAATTTTGAAAGAGCATTAAAAATGGCAAATATTCCGCACAAGGTAATAGGCAACATTGGTTTTTATCAAAGAAGAGAAGTTAAAGATATTTTAGCTTATTTAAAATTTTCTGATAACCCAAAAGATGAGCAGGCATTTTTTAGAAGTATATCTGTGCCAAAAAGGGGTATAGGCAACTCTACTAATGATAAAATAATATCTTATGCAGAAGAAAATGATATTACTATACTTGAAACACTGGAAACAGACTTAAAATTTCTTTCAAAAAGCAGAGCAGCTGTTGACAGATATATTCAGCTTATACATGATATTATAAAATGCGAAAGCATTAGAGATAAAATAGAACTTATACTTAATACTATAAAATATAAAGAGTATCTGCAAAGTTTAGGCGAAGAGCCAGATATAATAGATAGAAAAATGGAAAATATTGATGAGCTTATTTCAGATGCTGTGCGTTTTGAAGAACAAAACGGCTCATCACTTTCTGACTTTTTAGCTAGTGCTGCCCTTGTTTCTTCTAACGATGAAGAAGATATTGAAGGGTCTGTTAAATTAATGACTATGCATGCTGCCAAAGGGCTTGAATTTAAACTTGTTTTTTTAACAGGTCTTGAAGAAGGTCTTTTCCCACTTGGTAATGAAGATGGTGAAGCAAATATTGAAGAAGAAAGAAGACTTTGTTATGTGGGTGTTACTCGTGCTATGGAAACCCTTTATATAACAAGAGCAAGAAGCAGAATTCGCGGGGGCAGGCATAATCAGTCTCCAGAATCTAGATTTTTAAGCGAATTACAGTTTGGCAGGTCTTTTAAATTTAATAAAGGCTCAACAAATAATACATTTAAAAACAGGTCTGGAAATTATGCAGATTATATTAAAAATTCTTCCAATTATGAAAAGAAAGAGTATAATGATGACAATACTGCATCTTTTAAAGCATCATCAAAAGTATATCACTCAGTTTTTGGGGAAGGAACAGTGCTTTTCAGTGAAGGAAGCGGAGAAAATGAAAAAGTAACTGTTCATTTTAAAAAAGAAGGTGTTAAAAAAATAATTGCAAATTTTTTAGAAAAAGCATAA